The proteins below are encoded in one region of Macaca nemestrina isolate mMacNem1 chromosome 10, mMacNem.hap1, whole genome shotgun sequence:
- the LOC105470085 gene encoding sodium-coupled neutral amino acid symporter 2 isoform X2, protein MKQNLILLTFVSIFSLYSVHLLLKTANEGGSLLYEQLGYKAFGLVGKLAASGSITMQNIGAMSSYLFIVKYELPLVIQALMDIEDNTGLWYLNGDYLVLLVSLILILPLSLFRNLGYLGYTSGFSLLCMVFFLIVVICKKFQVPCPVEAALIINETINTTLTQPTALVPDLSHNVTENDSCRPHYFIFNSQTVYAVPILTFSFVCHPAILPIYEELKDRSRRRMMNVSKISFFAMFLMYLLAALFGYLTFYEHVESELLHTYSTILGTDILLLIVRLAVLVAVTLTVPVVIFPIRSSVTHLLCASKDFSWWRHSLITVSILAFTNLLVIFVPTIRDIFGFIGASAAAMLIFILPSAFYIKLVKKEPMKSVQKIGALFFLLSGILVMTGSMALIVLDWVHNAPGGGH, encoded by the exons ATGAAACAGAAttt AATTCTCTTGACGTTTGTGTCAATATTTTCCCTGTATTCTGTTCATCTCCTTTTAAAGACTGCCAATGAAGGAG GGTCTTTATTATATGAACAATTGGGATATAAGGCATTTGGATTAGTTGGAAAGCTTGCAGCATCTGGATCAATTACAATGCAGAACATTGGAG CTATGTCAAGCTACCTCTTCATAGTGAAATATGAGTTGCCTTTGGTGATCCAGGCATTAATGGACATTGAAGATAACACTGG atTGTGGTATCTGAACGGTGACTATTTGGTTCTGTTGGTGTCATTGATACTCATTCTTCCTTTGTCGCTGTTTAGAAATTTAG GATATTTGGGATATACCAGTGGCTTTTCCTTGTTGTGTATGGTGTTCTTTCTGATTGTG GTCATTTGCAAGAAATTTCAGGTTCCGTGTCCTGTGGAAGCTGCTTTGATAATTAATGAAACAATAAACACCACCTTAACACAGCCAACAGCTCTCGTACCTGATTTGTCACATAACGTGACTGAAAATGACTCTTGCAGACctcactattttattttcaactcACAG ACTGTCTATGCTGTGCCAATTCTGACCTTTTCATTTGTCTGTCATCCTGCTATTCTTCCCATCTATGAAGAACTGAAAGA CCGCAGCCGTAGAAGAATGATGAATGTGTCCAAGATTTCATTTTTTGCTATGTTTCTCATGTATCTGCTTGCCGCCCTCTTTGGATACCTAACATTTTACG AACATGTTGAGTCAGAATTGCTTCATACCTACTCTACTATCTTGGGAACTGATATTCTTCTTCTCATTGTCCGTCTGGCTGTGTTAGTGGCTGTGACCCTGACAGTACCAGTAGTTATTTTCCCA atcCGGAGTTCTGTAACTCACTTGTTGTGTGCATCAAAAGATTTCAGTTGGTGGCGTCATAGTCTCATTACAGTGTCTATCTTGGCATTTACCAATTTACTTGTCATCTTTGTCCCAACTATTAGGGATATCTTTGGTTTTATTG GTGCATCTGCAGCTGCtatgttaatttttattcttccttctgccttctaTATCAAGTTGGTGAAGAAAGAACCTATGAAATCTGTACAAAAGATTGGG GCTTTGTTCTTCCTGTTAAGTGGCATACTGGTGATGACCGGAAGCATGGCCTTGATTGTTTTGGATTGGGTACACAATGCACCTGGAGGTGGTCATTAA
- the LOC105470085 gene encoding sodium-coupled neutral amino acid symporter 2 isoform X1 — protein MKKAEMGRFNISPDEDSSSYSSNSDFNYSYPTKQAALKSHYADVDPENQNFLLESNMGKKKYETEFHPGTTSFGMSVFNLSNAIVGSGILGLSYAMANTGIALFIILLTFVSIFSLYSVHLLLKTANEGGSLLYEQLGYKAFGLVGKLAASGSITMQNIGAMSSYLFIVKYELPLVIQALMDIEDNTGLWYLNGDYLVLLVSLILILPLSLFRNLGYLGYTSGFSLLCMVFFLIVVICKKFQVPCPVEAALIINETINTTLTQPTALVPDLSHNVTENDSCRPHYFIFNSQTVYAVPILTFSFVCHPAILPIYEELKDRSRRRMMNVSKISFFAMFLMYLLAALFGYLTFYEHVESELLHTYSTILGTDILLLIVRLAVLVAVTLTVPVVIFPIRSSVTHLLCASKDFSWWRHSLITVSILAFTNLLVIFVPTIRDIFGFIGASAAAMLIFILPSAFYIKLVKKEPMKSVQKIGALFFLLSGILVMTGSMALIVLDWVHNAPGGGH, from the exons ATGAAGAAGGCCGAAATGGGACGGTTCAATATTTCCCCGGATGAAGACAGCAGCAGCTACAGTTCCAACAGCGACTTCAACTACTCCTACCCCACCAAGCAAGCTGCTCTGAAAAG ccaTTATGCAGATGTAGATCCTGAAAACCAGAACTTTTTACTTGAATCGAATATGGGGAAGAAGAAGTATGAAACAGAAttt CATCCAGGTACTACTTCCTTTGGAATGTCAGTATTTAATCTGAGCAATGCGATTGTGGGCAGTGGAATCCTTGGGCTTTCTTATGCCATGGCTAATACTGGAATTGCTCTTTTTAT AATTCTCTTGACGTTTGTGTCAATATTTTCCCTGTATTCTGTTCATCTCCTTTTAAAGACTGCCAATGAAGGAG GGTCTTTATTATATGAACAATTGGGATATAAGGCATTTGGATTAGTTGGAAAGCTTGCAGCATCTGGATCAATTACAATGCAGAACATTGGAG CTATGTCAAGCTACCTCTTCATAGTGAAATATGAGTTGCCTTTGGTGATCCAGGCATTAATGGACATTGAAGATAACACTGG atTGTGGTATCTGAACGGTGACTATTTGGTTCTGTTGGTGTCATTGATACTCATTCTTCCTTTGTCGCTGTTTAGAAATTTAG GATATTTGGGATATACCAGTGGCTTTTCCTTGTTGTGTATGGTGTTCTTTCTGATTGTG GTCATTTGCAAGAAATTTCAGGTTCCGTGTCCTGTGGAAGCTGCTTTGATAATTAATGAAACAATAAACACCACCTTAACACAGCCAACAGCTCTCGTACCTGATTTGTCACATAACGTGACTGAAAATGACTCTTGCAGACctcactattttattttcaactcACAG ACTGTCTATGCTGTGCCAATTCTGACCTTTTCATTTGTCTGTCATCCTGCTATTCTTCCCATCTATGAAGAACTGAAAGA CCGCAGCCGTAGAAGAATGATGAATGTGTCCAAGATTTCATTTTTTGCTATGTTTCTCATGTATCTGCTTGCCGCCCTCTTTGGATACCTAACATTTTACG AACATGTTGAGTCAGAATTGCTTCATACCTACTCTACTATCTTGGGAACTGATATTCTTCTTCTCATTGTCCGTCTGGCTGTGTTAGTGGCTGTGACCCTGACAGTACCAGTAGTTATTTTCCCA atcCGGAGTTCTGTAACTCACTTGTTGTGTGCATCAAAAGATTTCAGTTGGTGGCGTCATAGTCTCATTACAGTGTCTATCTTGGCATTTACCAATTTACTTGTCATCTTTGTCCCAACTATTAGGGATATCTTTGGTTTTATTG GTGCATCTGCAGCTGCtatgttaatttttattcttccttctgccttctaTATCAAGTTGGTGAAGAAAGAACCTATGAAATCTGTACAAAAGATTGGG GCTTTGTTCTTCCTGTTAAGTGGCATACTGGTGATGACCGGAAGCATGGCCTTGATTGTTTTGGATTGGGTACACAATGCACCTGGAGGTGGTCATTAA